From one Rhopalosiphum padi isolate XX-2018 chromosome 2, ASM2088224v1, whole genome shotgun sequence genomic stretch:
- the LOC132922406 gene encoding short-chain dehydrogenase/reductase family 16C member 6-like isoform X1, translated as MAKGSSSGGSQSPRRKNGKSSRVNRNQPTLNGSDTNYSRNMTNAQTDNTKTVPLAPPSEQQQWTVKNPIPLMLEILIIFQMFFVTLFFKMFRVLLPSSKKSVKGNVVLITGSGRGLGRELALEFAQLGAKIACVDVDQTSNEETVKLIESKIPGVSAKAYTVNVAVSSETAALAVKVELDLGPVDILINNAAVIVGHTFLGAQDHTISTIININLLGQFWMIRSFLPSMMKRNSGHIVAISSISSLSGEAKLSAYSASKWGINGMMESLREELREHSHNAIHTTVVIPRLINTSADYMKSINSRLPVLSIEHAAKSTVRGILANEVEFTIPRMTYFANVIRKLFPVNISDSIKNIFYVKITLPPREYQDNMPNMSIINHTVATN; from the exons aattattccAGAAATATGACCAACGCGCAAACGGATAATACAAAAACAGTACCATTGGCACCCCCTTCCGAACAGCAGCAATGGACAGTGAAAAATCCGATTCCTTTAATGTTAGAAATACTTATCATCTTTCAAATGTTCTTTGTTACGTTATTTTTCAAGATGTTCAGAGTGCTTTTGCCATCGTCGAAAAAATCTGTCAAGGGAAACGTCGtattg ATCACGGGTTCGGGAAGAGGACTTGGCCGTGAATTGGCCTTAGAGTTCGCCCAACTTGGCGCTAAGATAGCGTGCGTCGATGTGGATCAGACAAGCAATGAAGAGACAGTCAAACTCATCGAGTCCAAGATTCCGGGTGTGTCAGCCAAGGCATACACGGTTAATGTAGCAGTCAGCTCTGAAACGGCCGCACTGGCCGTCAAGGTTGAACTCGACCTAGGCCCGGTGGACATACTCATCAACAACGCGGCCGTCATCGTCGGTCACACGTTCCTCGGTGCCCAGGACCACACGATTTCTACCATCATCAACATAAACCTGCTCGGACAATTTTGG ATGATACGCTCGTTCTTGCCAAGTATGATGAAGAGGAATAGCGGTCACATTGTAGCCATTTCGTCAATTTCGTCTCTTAGTGGTGAGGCTAAGCTATCGGCTTATTCGGCTAGCAAATGGGGTATTAATG GAATGATGGAAAGTCTCAGAGAGGAACTCCGGGAGCATTCACACAATGCAATCCATACCACTGTTGTGATACCACGATTAATAAATACGAGTGCTGATTATATGAAATCCATCAACAGCAG GTTGCCGGTGTTGAGTATTGAACATGCCGCTAAATCTACGGTCCGCGGGATTTTGGCAAATGAGGTTGAATTTACTATTCCTCGCATGACATATTTTGCAAATGTTATTCGAAA ACTCTTTCCCGTAAATATTTCTGattcgataaaaaatattttctatgtaaAAATCACTTTACCACCACGAGAATATCAAGACAATATGCCTAATATGTCGATCATTAATCATACTGTAGCAACGAACTAA
- the LOC132922406 gene encoding short-chain dehydrogenase/reductase family 16C member 6-like isoform X2 gives MTNAQTDNTKTVPLAPPSEQQQWTVKNPIPLMLEILIIFQMFFVTLFFKMFRVLLPSSKKSVKGNVVLITGSGRGLGRELALEFAQLGAKIACVDVDQTSNEETVKLIESKIPGVSAKAYTVNVAVSSETAALAVKVELDLGPVDILINNAAVIVGHTFLGAQDHTISTIININLLGQFWMIRSFLPSMMKRNSGHIVAISSISSLSGEAKLSAYSASKWGINGMMESLREELREHSHNAIHTTVVIPRLINTSADYMKSINSRLPVLSIEHAAKSTVRGILANEVEFTIPRMTYFANVIRKLFPVNISDSIKNIFYVKITLPPREYQDNMPNMSIINHTVATN, from the exons ATGACCAACGCGCAAACGGATAATACAAAAACAGTACCATTGGCACCCCCTTCCGAACAGCAGCAATGGACAGTGAAAAATCCGATTCCTTTAATGTTAGAAATACTTATCATCTTTCAAATGTTCTTTGTTACGTTATTTTTCAAGATGTTCAGAGTGCTTTTGCCATCGTCGAAAAAATCTGTCAAGGGAAACGTCGtattg ATCACGGGTTCGGGAAGAGGACTTGGCCGTGAATTGGCCTTAGAGTTCGCCCAACTTGGCGCTAAGATAGCGTGCGTCGATGTGGATCAGACAAGCAATGAAGAGACAGTCAAACTCATCGAGTCCAAGATTCCGGGTGTGTCAGCCAAGGCATACACGGTTAATGTAGCAGTCAGCTCTGAAACGGCCGCACTGGCCGTCAAGGTTGAACTCGACCTAGGCCCGGTGGACATACTCATCAACAACGCGGCCGTCATCGTCGGTCACACGTTCCTCGGTGCCCAGGACCACACGATTTCTACCATCATCAACATAAACCTGCTCGGACAATTTTGG ATGATACGCTCGTTCTTGCCAAGTATGATGAAGAGGAATAGCGGTCACATTGTAGCCATTTCGTCAATTTCGTCTCTTAGTGGTGAGGCTAAGCTATCGGCTTATTCGGCTAGCAAATGGGGTATTAATG GAATGATGGAAAGTCTCAGAGAGGAACTCCGGGAGCATTCACACAATGCAATCCATACCACTGTTGTGATACCACGATTAATAAATACGAGTGCTGATTATATGAAATCCATCAACAGCAG GTTGCCGGTGTTGAGTATTGAACATGCCGCTAAATCTACGGTCCGCGGGATTTTGGCAAATGAGGTTGAATTTACTATTCCTCGCATGACATATTTTGCAAATGTTATTCGAAA ACTCTTTCCCGTAAATATTTCTGattcgataaaaaatattttctatgtaaAAATCACTTTACCACCACGAGAATATCAAGACAATATGCCTAATATGTCGATCATTAATCATACTGTAGCAACGAACTAA